The genomic DNA GAGCTCATGGACTGGTTCAGCGAGGCCGAGGTCAAGCAGGCGGTCGAGCACCTTCCGGAGAACTACCGCATGGCCGTCCTGCTGGCCGACGTGGAGGGCTTCTCCTACAAGGAGATCGCCGAGATCCTCGACATCCCGATCGGAACGGTCATGAGCCGCTTGCACCGAGGAAGAAAAGCGCTCGAGAAGCAGTTGTACGGATACGCCGTCACCCACGGCCTCGCCGACCGCAGCGAGCCCACCCCCGACGCCAGCGAACGAACCCATGTCTGACTGCGACGACGCCCTGCACGAGCTCTACACCTTCCTCGACGGTGAGCTCACCGACGAGAAGCGGGCGCGGATCTCCCGCCACATCGACGACTGCGGGAGTTGTCTCGAAGTGTTCGACTTCCAAGTCGAGTTGCGCGCGGTGGTGCAACGGCGTTGCCAGGAGCAGGTCCCCGAAGCGTTGAAGGCGCGGATCGCCGCAGCCCTTCGCGAGACCGAGGCCGGCGCGTCAGGCGGCGCGGGGACCGCCCCGATCTGACGGTTCGGACCGTTCCCTCCGCAGGGAGGGGACCTGGGCGGCTGGCATTAGGGATGCCT from Acidimicrobiales bacterium includes the following:
- the rsrA gene encoding mycothiol system anti-sigma-R factor; the protein is MSDCDDALHELYTFLDGELTDEKRARISRHIDDCGSCLEVFDFQVELRAVVQRRCQEQVPEALKARIAAALRETEAGASGGAGTAPI